DNA from Triticum aestivum cultivar Chinese Spring chromosome 7D, IWGSC CS RefSeq v2.1, whole genome shotgun sequence:
TCTTCTCCTTCGCTGAGAACCGCATGCGCAGCGGCGACGTCGTGATGCGGCTGGCGCGCGGCCGCCGGCACGTGCCGTCCCCGCACGGAGGGAAGGTGTTCGTCACCGACATGTGCGGCCGCCACCCGTGCCACCTCGTCGACCCGTTCACGGGCGAGCGGACGCCGCTCCCCGACCTGCCCAtcccgctctccgaggaggagccGACGCCGGTGCTCGGGACTGACCGGAGCGAGCCCCGGTACCGGCTGTCGACCGACGACGGGTTCGCGTGGGACTGGTCGCCGCATGGCGTCATGGTTGCGCGTGGCGACACGGTGTTCTTCTGCAAGGCGGGAGGCGACGAGTGGACGCCGGTGCACCGGTCGAGCCACGGCTCGGCCATGACCGTGAACTACCGCGGCGGCTTCTTCTTCGTGCTCGAGGAGCTGTCGCTGCGCACCGCCGTCatcgacgccgagaccctggaccGCTCCGCCGAGATCGacccgccgcctcgcgccggcgGCGTCCACCTGGCGTTCCTCGTGACCTCCACCGACAACGTGCTCCTGCTGCTGAGCCGCGACGGGTACAGGTCGACCTTCACCCACGCGTACCGCGCGCACAGGCCGCGGCAGGACGGGCCCGTCCAGTGGGAGCAGGTGAAGAGCATCGGCGACCGCGCGGTGTTCGTCGACGGCGCGCACGGCTTCACCGTCCGCGCCGGCGGGCGCGTGAGGAGGAACTGTGTGTACGTGTACAAGACCGTGGAGCTGGACGACGATGGCGGCATGGCGCGCGTCGTCGCCGTGTCTCCGCTGAACGACCTGAGGAAGGTGGCTATGGCGGAGGGAGGCGAGGCGCTAAGACGCTGCAAGGTAGAGCCGGTGTGGGGAACATCGCATTGGATCATGTGTAACCATGGACCGTCGCCATCGTTAGGGACAAATAGTAGCAATCTATCTAGCATTATAGAGGACTAACTCTGGAGTAGTTTACAGTGGCCTTTATTTAGTCAAGCAGTAATAATATCCTAAAAATAATACTCCTTCCGATTCATTAATATGGTGCGtataattttttttaaagtcaaaattCGACCATGTTTAAAGAGAAAAATATTTATGTTTAGAATTCCAAATGTATATCATCAGATACATTGTGAGTTTAATATTCATATTGTATATGTTCGGTATTGTAAGATATTGGTAGTTTTCTTcataaacctggtcaaagtttacTAAGTTTGACTTTTGAGAGattctatatgcactacattataaAACGGTGAGACTTCTActctattatttattttcttttgttaagCAAATTGTTTGCGAGGTTCACTGGATCATCTTTTTTGTACAACGCAAACAGCCACCCCCAGTCGAAGCATCTAAGAGGTATCTTCTAAGCTACGTGGACTCATTAATTGGTGTGTAGAATAATCCAGGTGTTGATCCAGTTAATGAAAAGCAAGTTGTGGATGTGGTGACATCCAGCAAGCCATAACCGCAATGGCGCCACACCCAGGTGGTCTCCTCTGGCTGAAGGATGGACAAAACTGAACGTTGACGGATCGTTTTGCGCCACCTCGGAACTGTTGGGGCGGGCACGATTCTGTGCGGCTCCACCGGCGACATCATTTTTTCATCATGTAGAGAGTTGTGTACATGCGCAGAGCCATTGAAGGCCGAACTCTCATCTTGCATGGAAGGCATCAACCTTGCCCTGCAATTGTCGGAGATGCCGATAGAAGCAGGGGCGGAGCTGCATCTGCATCTACCGTGTTGCACCATTGCTAGTTTAGCCTGATGCACTCATGCACACGCTTGATCCAAGTGCTAAACTATCAGTAGAAACCAACTTGACCCTGTTGCCGGTGCAACAGGGTAGCTCCATGCAGCTCCGCCCCTGGATAGAACTGGAGATGGACTGGCTTGTCGCTCTTAACATGATCAATGGATCATTCTTTGTTGTCCATTTAGTAAAAAAGAGGTTTCTCCCAAAAAGTTAAATAAAAAAGTTCATTTGCTTATTTATGCCTTGAGTGACGTAACCTGACATGGACTACAGAAACAAATTATACATTAGTAAACTATATACTAGGCTTGGTTTAACTGGACTACCTGAGCTCTGTTCGCAGGCATGATCTGCACCAGTACGCATTGAAGTGCAAGAGAATCAAAGGCGACATCCTGCGGACAGTAGCCAAGCTTTTGGAGCTTGATGAAGGCTGCCTCGTTCATCAGTTTAACAGTAACGCCCACACTTATGCTAGATTCAACTACTTCCCGCCGTGTCCAAAACCCGATCTTGTCCTGGGCGTCAAGCCTCACTCTGATTTCTCTGTCCTCACGGTTCTGCTTATGGACAAATATGTCGCTGGGCTGCAATATCTTAGAGATGGAACCTGGTACAATGTTCCACCTGTGTGTAACCACATCTTGCTGATCAACGTTGGTTTTGCAATGGAGGTGACCATCTCTGAACCTCCAGTAATTTTTCTCCCAGATGATACCACTATACTCAAGTTCTTGATGACTTTTGCCTGACCATTTTATCGAATTTGAGAAAGGATAATAGACCAAATCGATCAATTGTTATGTCATATGACTCGGTAACTTTGCGGCGATAAAATAAGTTGGGTATACACGCCCAAGTTAATGTGAGAAACTGAGATACCAAATAGACAATGTTGATTATATCTTACAGATGTTCCCACTTCTTGTTACCTTCATATAGCAAACTGTTGACACATGCACATTATAAGTTTAGTTATGTCCAATGCAGGGTAACCTTGAAGAGCAGATTGGAACGTAAGATGCAGCACTGACATTGTAGAAAATGAGGTCTCATGTTGTGAATATGGAGTTTATGCACTTGTATTTTTTAGATGATTCACCTCTGTTTTGTTGACCTCTCATGTATACAAAATTATATGAAATTGTATTGGATGAACTGTGAACTCGTACCTGTATGGTTAATGTAAACTATTGATACTGATATTGCTGTTCCTGCGCTCTAGATATGTAATAATCATTTGGAAAATCATTAATTATGTTTTTTTTCTACTGTTACCTTTTTTTCCTGACGGTTATGCCATGACAGGGATGTACCACTTCCCTGGTTTATAACCTTGTCGTGCCAAACCGCCAGGGAGCACATGGAAACCCGACAGGAATATAGATGCCGTCGGCTGGCTGACAGGCATATACTATTTTCCCTGTCAAGCTATGGCTGACGGCTAACCCTAACGGTCAGACGACAGGAAAATATTTTTCTGTCGGTTTATCCTATTTTCCTGTCTGTTATCGGCTCACAGGAAAAATTGAGATTCTGGTAGTGGTTGTACAACTGCAAAGGAGATGGGTGCTTGAGTGGTGGTCTTCGTCAGGCAATGGGTCGCAGAGGCGTTGGGGAAGGCGGCAGTGGCCGGATGGATCGAGCGCGATGCTCTTCATCGGTAGCCCGGCTTGGCTAGATCACCGGAGATGAGGGTGTCAATGCATGGCTCTGGACGGTAGTTAGCTGGACACCAGAGCCGAATCTACCGTATGTTGTTCTTTCTTAGGTTTTCTTTAGGGAATCATTGGAGTGTGTGTGGAGTCGTGTCTCCAATGGGTCTTTCGGGATCCGGTCGGCGTAGGTTTCCTTTAGATTTGTCTGGGTCCAGCTGGCTTTTGTGATCTACGGAATTTCTGCAGGTCCTTATCGACGCGTTTTTCTTTCTTCGGAACGATGATATGCTTTGCAGATCACGGCCACAGGCGTCTCCTTCTCTGCATTGATGAATTCCCAGATACTGCTTCTACAGGCTTTTGGGTTCCAAAAAGTTTGCACCGCCGAGGTGGAGGCCCAGAGGCGGCATTGAGCTATGCTCACAACGTGACACCTCAAAGATTTTGAATGTAATTTTCAATTTGTAAGCATGTAAGGACATGTGATATTTAATGTATGGTCTTAGgcctttttgaaagaaaaaaatattGTTTTTAAAAGGAAGAAAAAATATTGTTTATTACACACACAATTATATTCTACTATGTTTTTTTACATCATTTTAGGTTTTTTTAGGGGGCAGGGGTGCTTACCGGGGGCTGTCGTAATTTTCGTCGTGGGCCGGATTCAGCTCCTAGCAGCCACGGCCCATGGGCCGATCCACGGACGCGCGGTGCAGGGACCGCCGGGAACAGAGCCGGGGGGCGGCCGAGGAGAGCCTGCCGCCGGACTCGCCGAGGAAACGCCCCTCCATGCGGTGGGACGCCCTGAGGTATGGATCGAGCTTGATTTTAACACTGATTGGCTATCTATCAGTTGCCCAGATCGGGATCAGTCAATTTTCCCCTTCGTCCCTGTTGTCAGCAGCCGCCTCTACTGTCGACCCGCTTGCAGCCACCGGCCTAACCGCCGTCCTCGGTCACTCTCGGCCGGCGTCGCTGCCGCGCCTCCACCACCGCCACGGCCGTCCCTTTAACCCCCATCCATCCCACCCCCCCACTCACGGCCACGGATCGGAAGTAGCTTTCTGAAGCAGAAACTTGACACAGTAAGAAGCTAATGTAGAGGAAGGGGGTAACACTTGAGCTTAAAGAGATGAATTGGCCTGCTCATGGCATGCGATGACACAAAAGTATCAGTATATAGCACATTCTGATCAAAAAGTTTAAACATAAACCATTTCTGTAAGGAAGAACAGATTGTTGAAAGAAACGTCCTGCACATGCACGTACCTCGATTGCATCTCCTGTGTTCACAAGTAATGCATTCGGAACTATTCGCACTTTGTACCAGAAGCCATTTTTTCTGAACTCGGAGCCCACTGACGTTATCATCGATAAACACGACTGTGATCACAGCGGCATCAGTGTGGGGCTTCAGGCCTAAGACTTGGTCCGGCTTGGGACAGTGAGGGTGATGGCATCCTCTTCCATCGATGAAGTAGTCCTCATGTAAATCAAGCATCTTGGCCAGGTGCCTGTGGACAAGGCTGGCAATCTCCCTTCACCTGGCTGTGTACTCACACAGAGCATTTCTGACGAAAACTGAGTGATCAGAATTATTCAATGGCTACTCATCAGTAAACTTTTTAAATCATGCATATTGATCCTGGATTCCTGTTAAAGGCCTTAAAGGTACCTGAAAGAAGGAGGATGTGTGGTAGTTTCTTCGGGACTCCGGTTCGGCTAGAGGTACAGCCGGTCACACCAGTCCAGGGTCTGCTTCTCTGATACGACTATGTCGTTCTGGTACTTCTGCTTTTCTTCCAGTGGGAGCTTGTGACAGTTTCATCATCTCACCGAGAAAATTTGGCTCTATTCCATGTCCAACAGAATAGGTAAAGATCAATCACAACTCTATCCGACTGATAAAAAATAACACAAAGAATTCACCAGGACAAACTTAATAGGAAGAGGCCCCAGTTCTCCAAGGTGGACTGCATCTTGACAGCCTCATCATCAGGGCTGTTACCAGGGGCAGGCAGATTGCTGAGTTCAATGACTGGGATCAGCTCAGGCATCTCGGAACAGATCACGTCAAGGCGGTCTTGCTCAGGAACCACATACTCGCTTGGTGGCTCCTGTACACCAGTCACCAGCTACCAATTGGCAATTAGTGAAAAGTACAAACTGGTGAACCAGAGTAATGCATGCCAACACATGCCATGTTATCTCTGTCCCTGCCGCTTGTCTTCTTATATAGTTTGTTTTGGCTTATTAGGTTTCTTCTTGAGAAAAAAGGAGTAGCCATCATCACTCTGATCTTTTTGGTGTTTGTTGTAGTGGTTGGTGACTGTCCTTACTTATTGATGACAATGTGTACTGAGATGGGACTGAGACGAAGGCAACTACATATTGCGTAGGGCAACATCTTCCTTGAAGAGAGCCAACAACCAAGGAGACAGAGCACCAGGATCAGCAAAGAAACATTCAAGAACTTCAATGGCTGATGAATCATGGAGGCTACCGAATTCAGTGCAGCAACTGGCTGCCAACATGCAAGAACCACCAAGCCAGTACTTGCTCAGAGAGCAAGAACTGCTTGGTGCGCACCTTGCTGGTGCTGAGATGCCTGAGCCCGTCCCAACAATCGATCTTGGCCTGCTGTCTGCATCCAACGATCCTGAGGAAGCCGCCAAGCTGCGGTCGGCGCTGCAGACCTGGGGATTCTTCCAGGTGAGTTTCTTTGTTACTCCGTTCTCGAGTTTCTTGTTCCTAAGATTTACTCTCTTTTTTGCATTTTTCGTTCATGGTGCACTTGCTATATTTCTGTAACACGCATGAGCCTATGTGACCAGGTTTCTAACCATGGAATGGAGGCCTCTATGATGGATTCTGTGTTCACCGCATCAAGGGAATTTTTTCACCTACCGCTGGAAGAGAAGAAGAAATGCAGCAACCTGATAGATGGCAAGCATTTCCAGGTAGAAGGGTATGGAAATGACCAAGTGAGGACTCAAGATCAGAGATTGGACTGGTCTGATCGACTGCATCTTAGGGTTGAGCCCGAGGGTGGGAGAAACCTTGTCCATTGGCCCACACATCCCAAATCTTTCAGGTAATCTATCAGCGATACTTAAAACGGATCTTTCTTTCTTGTCTGCTTTGTAGAACAGAGTTCATTTGCTGATTTATGTCTTGAGTGCTATAACCTGACATGGACTGCAGAAATAAAATAAACATTTGTAAACTAGGCTTGGTTTAATTGGACTACATGGGCTCTGTTTGCAGGGATGATCTGCACGAATACACATTGAAGTGCAAGAGAATCAAAGGCGACATCCTTCGGGCAATGGCTAAGATTTTGGAGCTTGATGAAGACTGCCTTGTTAATCAGTTTAACAGCAACGCCCCCACTTTTGCTAGATTCAACCACTTCCCTCCGTGTCCAAGACCTGATCTTGTCCTGGGCATCAAGCCTCACGCCGATTTCCCTGCTCTCACGGTTCTCCTCATGGACAAAGACGTCGCGGGGCTGCAATATCTGAAAGATGGAACCTGGTACAATGTTCCAGCTGCGTGTGACCACACCTTGCTGATCAGCATTGGTCTTACAATGGAGGTGACCATCTCTGAACCTCCAGTAATTTTTCTCCCATATGAagttcttgtcttcttgatgaCTTTCGCCTGACCGTTCCTCGTGCAGATAATGACCAACGGGATGTTCACGGGGCCAATGCATAGAGTTGTGACTAATGCCGATAAAGAGAGGATATCAGTGGCCATGTTCTATGGTGTGGATCCCGAGCAAGAGATTGGGCCGATAGCTCATCTGTTAAGTGAGGAGCAACCGGCACAGTACAGGAAAATGAAGGCCAATGACTTGTTAGTGTTGCACCATGAACATTACGCTGGAGGCCGAGGACCAAGAATTGCCGATGCACTGAAGATCTAAGTAAGATGGCTGTAGTTCCATGCTAGAGTACCCATGGAAAGTAGTAAATAATTGGTGAACTTACAGGGAGCAATCTGGCTATAATGAAGAATCAGCCTTGTTTATGTTTGGTTTGTATTAACATGCTCTCTGAGCACTTTCATATTCTCTTATCTGCTCAAGTGTCTCCACCGTTCCTTCTTATATATTACTCCGTAGCTTTTATTCTTTGAAATGCATAAATCCTATCCTAACATGGTGAATAATGATTTTTAGGATGTAAAAATGTCAGCACTAGAGTCACTGTCATGTTGTGTGAAACTGACAGACATGTCGGTGTGGTGTGCTCCATGGATGTCTTTTGCCAACATACGTCTCTTCAGGAATTCGGTGTCAAGATGTAAATTTTTCATCAAGGGGTAATATATGAATATTAAATTGATAGCATCTACACGATACGATGTCAAGAACTAGTCGAGATATCCATGATGCACGCATCCAATTTATTTAAGAAGGAAGATAAAAGACATAACTCCACAAGTCATGCATGAACAATCAATTTCACACAGTAGCATACAACAATATTAACCTTGGCAACACCCAGATAGCAACAAATGTTCTCCATCAGTTCGTacttttgaaatctctaaaaagacttaggaatggagggagtatattgctAGAAAATTTCTCCATCAGCTCGTACTTTTGAAGTAATTAGCTGTGGCATCGATATCACCCCTTACATGTTATTTTTACTGAAAGTATTTGTGTGTGTCAACAAATTTTTTTTGGGGGAACAAAATATTTGTTTACAATCCCACAAAATGTTAAATTCAAATTCAGTCTACccattcaaaaaaaaaacaaatttgcgCATGCTATTCATATCTGGATTTATCTTGTTTTATTACTCTGTGTGTAGATTAAATTCAGATTTTAAATTCGTAAGATTGTAAACATGCATCTCGTTTATAAACAAACAATTATTTCGAAACCATTTCCGGTATTCTAGGGGGTGCTACTGTGTACTGTGCACTTGTGGCTCTGTCCCTTTTTTTTTATGGGGCTGTGCTATCCTAGGGGACTGTCGCTGGACCTGGATTACGACAACTTCCAACTTTTTTCGTGGTATAGGCCGGATTCATCTCGCAGCAGACAGACACGGGCGGTCCGCCGGAGAAATCGCTCAGGTGGCAACGGAGCCCTGCGCGCGGCTAATTAATGGGTCGCCGGGAGCCGGCGAACCGCGGCGGGGGATGCGAGATCCCAGCGggagagagcccgccggactcgcCAAGGAAACGCCTACCTCCATGCGGGGAATCGCCTCGAGGTAAGAAGCAAAGAGCACATGCATTCAACTGATCTAAATCCTAATCCCCCACTTCTCATCAGCCCAGAAATGAATGCGTGTGCTCTTTCCTTCTTACCCTCGAGCCGACCCCCGGAGCCGGAGTTGGATTTCCAATTGCACCTACTACAGAGGTTTGTTCGGGTCGATTGTATTGCGGGTTCTCCGTTGCTATGCTCTGAGATTTGATAGTCGTGTAAAACATGCTAGCCAATTGTCCCCAAATCAAAGCAGATAAGAGTACTACACCGTATTAGACTATTTATTGtgtttttctgcatgtttttagaGGTGCCCGGAAGATAGGATGTAGTAACTGCAAAATTCAACTGCGCATTTTGGCAAACACCTACTCGGTAGTTCAGATGAACCAAGATTAGACCACTGACACCGGTTTTACAAGTTTTTTTTTGTTTACTCTTGTCCAACAGGGCAATATCACTCATAACATGAATAAGATGATGAACTGTATTTAATAAAATTGGCGACTACTGAAGGCCTCTCGCGCATAGATTATCTGAAACCGTTTCGATGTATGGTCCACCGTGGAATCTTTCTCTCATCCTATGGTCAACTCTTGGGTGCCTCATTTACCCTACTAGCTGGAAAGGATTAGCCTGGTGTAGTTTGTCCCCTCGGTTATTTCACTCTAAAAGAATGCGCCTTTGTCAGGTCACTCTAGTTTATACTATTGTTGCCGAGGCAATACCCAATTCTTCGTTAGCAAGCTGACTTTGTCTTAATCAGCATGGTCATCAACAAATAGACCAGCTATCAGTGACTAGCGACAATAGGAGAAAAATAAGGAAGACAATAGACAGGATAAGAAGTAGCTTTCTGTAGCAGATACTTAACACAGTAAAAGATCATGTAGAACAAGGTGATAACACTGTTCGGACCTGAACCTTTGGCGACGGCTTTGATGTACTTTTGCTCCAGGGGACTCGTGTTCGATCACCCTGGGGGGCTGGATTTGATATGTCGTCCTAGATGTTCAGTAGCTTGATGGACAGCAGGGTACGGTGCCTGTTATCTTAGATGTCTTTTTCTTTTTGCTGCACTTGACTGGCATTTGCCCCTTTTGGGGGGACGGTTGTTTATCGGTTCCGTTTCATGAAAATGAAATCGGAGGTGAAGAGCTCCTCAATTAGAAAAAATGGGGGATAACACTTGAACTAAAAGATATATGAAGTGGCCGCACAAGGCATACAAAATCACACAAAAGTGTCCTTATACAGCACATTCTAATCAGAGAGTTGAAACATAAATCAATTATATAGGAAAGGACAGATTGTTGAAATAATTGTCACCACACTGCGAATCAATCTTTTGCACTTCAGAATCACATTCAGATCTTCATTGTGTCGATGGCTAGTGTCCCTTCCGCAAAAGTTTCAAAGAGCTTTGTTAGATAATCCTTGGTCTTTATCTTCCTGTAGCGCATCGGTCTCTTTTCATCCACCAGCTCTGCCGCTGGCTGGATCTCTCTCTCCGGGTCTGGCGTATAGAACATAACCAATGACACCCGGTCTTTCTCTGCATTGGTCACAGCCCTGTGAACCGGGCTCTTGAAGAACCCGTTGCTAAGTATCTGCATGTATCAGATGAAATAGAGCTCAGCTTAACTGTTCACAGGACAAGATCGAACAACTTTTGCAACTTCCTGCACACACGTACCTCCATTGCATCTCCTGTGTTCACAAGTAATGCATTTCGAACTATTGGCACTTTGTACCAGACACCATTTTTCTGCACCTGGAGCCCACTGACGCTATCATCGATAAAGACAACGGTGATCACAGTGGCATCAGTGTGGGGTTTCAGGCCTAAGACTTGGTCCGGCTTGGGGCAGTGAGGGTAGTAGTTGAATCTGGCGTATGTGATGGCATCCTCTTCAATCAATTCGACGAAGTAGTCCTCATGTAAATTGAGCATCCTCGCCAGGTGCCTGAGGACAAGGCTGGCAATCTCCCTGCACCTTACTGTGTACTCGCACATAATATCTCTGAAGAAAACTGAATGATCAGAATCGTTCAATTGCTACTCATcagttgacttttttttaaatcatGCATATTGATCATGGATTCCTGATAAAATTCTAGAAGGTACCTGAAAGAAGGAGGATGCGCGGGCCACAAGCTATAGATTCTCCGGGACTCCGGTTCCACTACAAGGTACAACCGGTCACTCCAGTCCAGGGTCTTCTTCTCTGATACGACTATGTCGTTCCCGTATCCTTCCATACGGAACTCCTCGCCATCGACCAAGTTTGAGTACTTCTGCTTCTCTTCCAGTGGGAGCTTGTAAAATTCTTTTGTCACTTTCATCACCTCACTAAGAAAACTTGGCTCTATTCCATGTCCAACAGCCTGGAGAAAGATCGGTTACCACTCTTATTCGATTGATAAAAGATAACACAAAGAGTTCATCGGCGCAAGCTTACCAGGAAGAGGCCCCAGTTCTCCAAGGCGGACTGCATCTTGGCAACCTCATCAGAGCTGTTCCCAGGGGCAGGCAGACGGCTGAGATCAATGATTGGGATCGGCTCAGGCATCTCGGAACAGGCCACGCCCGGGCGGTTTTGCTCAGGAACCACATACTGGCTTGGTGGCTCCTGTACACAAGTCACCAGCTCTTGCACAATCGAGGGTATGTTGACTATCTTCGATGGTTCTTCACAAGCCATGGTTGCTTGCTACTGTTGTTTTGCTTGAGTTCCCTTGTCTCGCTTTGGCAGTTTTATGGGCATAGATATGCGAAACCGAATAGTTTGTTTCAAAGCAAATGGGTATCTTGACTTTCAAGCGCGCAGCTGGATCCAGTACTGACTCCTTTGTCCACTTCTATAGAGCCAATTTTTATGTGCACAAGTGAGTAGTTTAGGATGTAGTCAGCACTTTGATCCACACATAATTTAGTGAGAAATACAAACTGGTAAATTGGTAGGAACTTGTACCCTACCAGGCTGGGGCGTAAGCGGTCAGGGAAGGAGGGGGCTGGGCGTGGCGATGAGCGGccgcgccggcggctgggcgccgtcgcgggagaggaagatggcggcggcagcgcaagaggcagggggcggctagggttccggctcctctgggagccgggcaatagggataataatattcttattgcttgattgcaaaaagagtcttacagcctatatttataacctagataacttgcataagaatcaACCTAAGATAaattgcataagaattaacctaagataacttgtgggctaagattgcccggtgggcctagctaaaccggccataacacttctccccgcctgcacaacagctcgtcctcgagctgtaaggtggggaagcgcttgcggaactcctcgaggcgatcaaccagcgtcaaacaccttctcgacagctggggcggccaggtcggccgcgacggcgtcctccggaatgtagtctgcaacctccaggtagaagagtcgcgggcaggcatggccgggcgtgtagggctcgtcgcagttgaagcacaacccttggcggcgacgctcgagtagctcggctgaggtgagccggcagaacgggcgcgccgcggtcgcggcgaggggtgccgcagaagcctgcgcaggccgaccctgcgcggaaTCCGGCCCGGATAGCGACCCAGCGGTCCGGAACggtgattcctgctggatggccaccgcgcggcgctcgaacgtgcgggcgtagtacatggccgactggagatcctggggtccccgaagctccacgtccacgcggatgtgatccggaagtccaccgacaAAGAGGTCGGCCAGCTGTTGCGCCGTCACACCTGACgcatggcatgccagggcctggaaacggtcggcgtagtcctgcac
Protein-coding regions in this window:
- the LOC123170541 gene encoding protein SRG1, which translates into the protein MACEEPSKIVNIPSIVQELVTCVQEPPSQYVVPEQNRPGVACSEMPEPIPIIDLSRLPAPGNSSDEVAKMQSALENWGLFLAVGHGIEPSFLSEVMKVTKEFYKLPLEEKQKYSNLVDGEEFRMEGYGNDIVVSEKKTLDWSDRLYLVVEPESRRIYSLWPAHPPSFRDIMCEYTVRCREIASLVLRHLARMLNLHEDYFVELIEEDAITYARFNYYPHCPKPDQVLGLKPHTDATVITVVFIDDSVSGLQVQKNGVWYKVPIVRNALLVNTGDAMEILSNGFFKSPVHRAVTNAEKDRVSLVMFYTPDPEREIQPAAELVDEKRPMRYRKIKTKDYLTKLFETFAEGTLAIDTMKI
- the LOC123170540 gene encoding codeine O-demethylase gives rise to the protein MADESWRLPNSVQQLAANMQEPPSQYLLREQELLGAHLAGAEMPEPVPTIDLGLLSASNDPEEAAKLRSALQTWGFFQVSNHGMEASMMDSVFTASREFFHLPLEEKKKCSNLIDGKHFQVEGYGNDQVRTQDQRLDWSDRLHLRVEPEGGRNLVHWPTHPKSFRDDLHEYTLKCKRIKGDILRAMAKILELDEDCLVNQFNSNAPTFARFNHFPPCPRPDLVLGIKPHADFPALTVLLMDKDVAGLQYLKDGTWYNVPAACDHTLLISIGLTMEIMTNGMFTGPMHRVVTNADKERISVAMFYGVDPEQEIGPIAHLLSEEQPAQYRKMKANDLLVLHHEHYAGGRGPRIADALKI